Proteins encoded within one genomic window of Salmo trutta chromosome 11, fSalTru1.1, whole genome shotgun sequence:
- the LOC115201857 gene encoding zinc finger and BTB domain-containing protein 18-like isoform X1, translating into MANCMVFHTQIASIMEVLANSAVAEICKLVDDDYAVFRLEITQSQKENRALRRKLQLVELKVARERVLASRPSSVKILERYKGMARGEGHLTGGHRSFVKPAWRDDQPIAIDEGSGISTQQVIVIESTDAEAAGPGVKLERSEGEEDPRHSRDIQTGLAGAPPIATEDTATAAAPQAKTRRSITEVSGALNAVIKSETDTETLTVKHRLLHTGSDHRSDPERLVLGRMVCPPAPGLEYLPVFHQSQRTVHSRGDGDGDTLDTGVDDPSCSYATEMDPGNMLLGLETQTDLSRGDWNRYSSSVYSEECLEKKGEVIVVDEVTVKVEGDAPPTWNADCHQGEGHSQGRDCLDYRGSLETNTNVVTHSPVHRFWDRDPVSTSMASSDSQGRVLFDQVLNSNDEARAQAQGWGATPGNSKEKRFPCMFCNKGFSCPQKVEVHQRVHTGVKPFSCTQCHMRFAQAGNLKRHQRVHTGEKPFSCPQCEKRFSRQHQLKMHLKVHTGERLFACTHCGKRFSERSYLRIHLQKNHSTP; encoded by the exons ATGGctaactgtatggtttttcacactcaaatagcctccatcatggaggtgcTAGCGAATTCAGCCGTGGCAGAGATttgtaaactcgtagacgacgactatgctgtgtttcgtttggaaataactcaaagccaaAAAGAAAACAGGGCATTGCGGAGGAAACTGCAGCTAGTGGAACTGAAGGTGGCACGGGAGCGTGTCCTCGCAAGTCgtcccagtagtgtcaagatcctcgaACGATACAAAGGAATGGCGAGAG gtgaaggacatctcactggaggccacaggagctttgtgaagccagcgTGGAGAGATGACCAACCCATAGCTATAGATGAGGGAAGTGGAATCTCAACTCAGCAGGTTAtcgtgatagag TCTACAGatgcagaggctgcaggtcctgggGTGAAGCTGGAGaggtctgaaggagaggaggacccaCGGCACAGCAGAGACATCCAGACTGGATTGGCTGGAGCGCCCCCTATAGCCACGGAGGACACCGCAACTGCCGCCGCGCCCCAGGCCAAGACTCGACGCagcatcacggaggtcagtggaGCGCTGAACGCCGTCatcaagtcagagacagacacagagactttAACTGTAAAACACAGGCTCTTACATACAGGATCTGACCACAGATCAGACCCAGAAAGACTGGTGCTGGGAAGAATGGTCTGTCCTCCTGCTCCTGGCTTGGAATACCTACCGGTATTTCACCAGAGCCAGAGGACGGTTCATTCCCGTGGGGATGGTGATGGTGACACGTTAGACACTGGTGTTGATGATCCATCTTGTTCTTACGctacagagatggaccctggcaacatgctcttgggtttagagacacagactgatctgtctagaggggactggaaccggtacagtagtagtgtatactctgaagAGTGCctagagaagaaaggagaggttATAGTGGTAGATGAGgtgactgtgaaagtggagggTGACGCTCCTCCCACATGGAATGCAGATTGTCACCAAGGAGAAGGACACTCACAGGGCAGAGATTGCTTAGATTACAGGGGAAGCTTAGAGACAAATACAAATGTTGTGACCCACTCCCCTGTACACAGGTTCTGGGATCGCGACCCAGTGTCAACGTCGATGGCATCTTCTGATTCACAAGGCCGTGTACTTTTTGATCAGGTATTGAATTCAAACGATGAGGCTAGAGCCCAGGCTCAGGGATGGGGAGCCACACCAGGCAATAGTAAAGAGAAACGGTTCCcctgcatgttctgtaacaaaggcttcagctgccccCAGAAGGTTGAGgtccaccagagggtccacacaggtgtgaaacccttcagctgtacccaaTGTCATATGCGCTTCGCCCAGGCTGgcaacctgaagaggcaccagagggtccacacaggggagaaacccttcagctgcccccagtgtgagaagaggttctcccgccaacaccagctgaagatgcacctgaaggtccacacgggagagaggcTGTTTGCCTGTACTCACtgcgggaagaggttctcagagaggagctacctcaggatacactTGCAGAAAAACCATTCCACTCCATAA
- the LOC115201857 gene encoding zinc finger protein 3-like isoform X2 — MLSSPRVQMRYPELGLGEGHLTGGHRSFVKPAWRDDQPIAIDEGSGISTQQVIVIESTDAEAAGPGVKLERSEGEEDPRHSRDIQTGLAGAPPIATEDTATAAAPQAKTRRSITEVSGALNAVIKSETDTETLTVKHRLLHTGSDHRSDPERLVLGRMVCPPAPGLEYLPVFHQSQRTVHSRGDGDGDTLDTGVDDPSCSYATEMDPGNMLLGLETQTDLSRGDWNRYSSSVYSEECLEKKGEVIVVDEVTVKVEGDAPPTWNADCHQGEGHSQGRDCLDYRGSLETNTNVVTHSPVHRFWDRDPVSTSMASSDSQGRVLFDQVLNSNDEARAQAQGWGATPGNSKEKRFPCMFCNKGFSCPQKVEVHQRVHTGVKPFSCTQCHMRFAQAGNLKRHQRVHTGEKPFSCPQCEKRFSRQHQLKMHLKVHTGERLFACTHCGKRFSERSYLRIHLQKNHSTP, encoded by the exons ATGTTATCCTCACCACGTGTTCAGATGCGTTACCCAGAATTGGGTCTTG gtgaaggacatctcactggaggccacaggagctttgtgaagccagcgTGGAGAGATGACCAACCCATAGCTATAGATGAGGGAAGTGGAATCTCAACTCAGCAGGTTAtcgtgatagag TCTACAGatgcagaggctgcaggtcctgggGTGAAGCTGGAGaggtctgaaggagaggaggacccaCGGCACAGCAGAGACATCCAGACTGGATTGGCTGGAGCGCCCCCTATAGCCACGGAGGACACCGCAACTGCCGCCGCGCCCCAGGCCAAGACTCGACGCagcatcacggaggtcagtggaGCGCTGAACGCCGTCatcaagtcagagacagacacagagactttAACTGTAAAACACAGGCTCTTACATACAGGATCTGACCACAGATCAGACCCAGAAAGACTGGTGCTGGGAAGAATGGTCTGTCCTCCTGCTCCTGGCTTGGAATACCTACCGGTATTTCACCAGAGCCAGAGGACGGTTCATTCCCGTGGGGATGGTGATGGTGACACGTTAGACACTGGTGTTGATGATCCATCTTGTTCTTACGctacagagatggaccctggcaacatgctcttgggtttagagacacagactgatctgtctagaggggactggaaccggtacagtagtagtgtatactctgaagAGTGCctagagaagaaaggagaggttATAGTGGTAGATGAGgtgactgtgaaagtggagggTGACGCTCCTCCCACATGGAATGCAGATTGTCACCAAGGAGAAGGACACTCACAGGGCAGAGATTGCTTAGATTACAGGGGAAGCTTAGAGACAAATACAAATGTTGTGACCCACTCCCCTGTACACAGGTTCTGGGATCGCGACCCAGTGTCAACGTCGATGGCATCTTCTGATTCACAAGGCCGTGTACTTTTTGATCAGGTATTGAATTCAAACGATGAGGCTAGAGCCCAGGCTCAGGGATGGGGAGCCACACCAGGCAATAGTAAAGAGAAACGGTTCCcctgcatgttctgtaacaaaggcttcagctgccccCAGAAGGTTGAGgtccaccagagggtccacacaggtgtgaaacccttcagctgtacccaaTGTCATATGCGCTTCGCCCAGGCTGgcaacctgaagaggcaccagagggtccacacaggggagaaacccttcagctgcccccagtgtgagaagaggttctcccgccaacaccagctgaagatgcacctgaaggtccacacgggagagaggcTGTTTGCCTGTACTCACtgcgggaagaggttctcagagaggagctacctcaggatacactTGCAGAAAAACCATTCCACTCCATAA
- the LOC115201907 gene encoding zinc finger protein 233-like: MGEQGGWLEANRGDWAAILHSQTQTGAAKGPGDNITEQDRTRGDIVESAVHEDLLISGVAGGRDWTSKSACHKPWSRISTLDQEPSLFLPESQPGPNHEGQRLHHHTEHNQWTGGLNHLSPGGHQRDRGSSQGSSLQLRPFSSQSQCRDVEGPEADRDRPSCSYDTNTTVSMMNRAGHPGLQPSQRVVGDPPGGSLSASLSYPSGSRLMPGDWVHRRPGPGSSLPQLPHSYPTNTDRVRMGVHHERYLAYNTAHNPNNTQTMARGQGGSSKTNHLRVVTPASTSGVIGSQRGRPSIRTDANKPYACPTCGKRFAEANYVKRHQTVHTNERPFKCKLCYKSFSFLTNLSRHRSVHNGKKS, encoded by the exons atgggggagcaag GTGGTTGGCTGGAGGCTAACAGAGGAGACTGGGCGGCCATCTTGCATTCCCAGACCCAGACGGGTGCAGCCAAGGGCCCAGGGGACAACATTACAGAGCAAGACAGGACCAGAGGTGACatagtggag TCTGCAGTCCATGAGGACCTGCTGATATCCGGTGTTGCTGGAGGGAGAGACTGGACCTCTAAATCGGCTTGTCACAAACCCTGGTCACGGATCAGTACCCTGGATCAGGAGCCGTCGCTCTTCCTTCCCGAGTCACAACCAGGACCCAACCACGAGGGACAGAGACTCCaccaccacacagaacacaaccagtggacaggtggactgaaccacctcagtcctggtggtcatcagagagacagaggctccagtcagggatccagtctgcagctcagacccttctcttcacagtctcagtgCAGGGATGTAGAAGGTCCTGAGGCTGATAGAGATAGACCCTCCTGTTCCTATGATACAAACACCACAGTATCCATGATGAACAGAGCAGGTCACCCTGGGCTTCAGCCTTCACAGAGAGTAGTGGGAGACCCCCCTGGTGGTAGTCTATCAGCAAGTCTGTCTTATCCTTCAGGGTCTCGTCTAATGCCTGGTGACTGGGTTCATAGAAGGCCTGGTCCTGGGTCTAGCCTTCCTCAGTTACCTCATAGTTACCCCACCAATACAGACAGGGTCAGGATGGGCGTTCACCACGAGAGGTACCTAGCCTATAACACAGCACACAATCCCAACAACACCCAAACAATGGCTAGAGGTCAAGGAGGGAGCTCAAAGACTAACCACCTGAGGGTGGTCACTCCTGCTTCTACCTCTGGTGTCATTGGGTCACAACGTGGGAGGCCGAGCATTAGGACGGACGCCAACAAGCCGTACGCCTGCCCCACGTGTGGGAAGCGCTTCGCTGAGGCAAACTATGTGAAGAGGCACCAGACCGTTCACACCAATGAGAGGCCCTTCAAGTGCAAACTATGTTACAAGAGCTTCTCCTTCCTGACTAACCTTAGCAGACATCGGAGTGTCCACAACGGGAAGAAATCGTAG